The segment aatattgaatACACAGGCTACAGTAATGTAATTAATCCTTAGGTAGGGTGAAACATAGGTCTCTATTACAGCCACTCatacataggtgtcatttacactggggacgctggggacatgtccccaccacttttttaaagtataatttgtaacaaaaaacattctgaaatatagcttgtatctaaataaaaaattaaaatacctttacaaaggtttgtttgcacattaagaaaacatgcaatgcaattaaaatatagcttgTTTACAACTTGTCTGATTATCTGACCTATGGACTGTATATTAATTGCGTGGCCTACTCAGACACTTTTGGCATGAGACACCCACTTTCAGGCTTAGTCTCACACTCTCACGCTGCCAAATCGCACAGCAACTAAAGGCTTGTGAAGACCACACgattttcagcgtcggccgctggacgtgccgttcacactacacaacttgccgtcttgtgacaggagtcttgaagCCGTTGTGgagttcacactacgtgactaattggtgacagggggtcacacactacacaagctgacagcgactctgtcacccgacactggtctccaaaccacgttttgtcaagaaaacacacgtgaaatatGAAATGACACGAACCTACGCaccaaacagctgttgtttgttattataaagataccaattataaagacaaaaaatctgtgtgaaagaatggattagcacatgcatgTGGCAGGGACTGtgtgtgctacagagagagctgaggggagtaaaaagtgttctgcggtgaaaaagtagctgcctgctctaaTTGGCTGGAAATGGATGTCGAGTCGGTCAACTCCGccagatatttggcgtgctagatatctggcagacgttgccgatgtgtcagaaatgtgtcatgCGTCACTGAGTAGTTCACACAACCACTGGCGACCGCCGATAAACCGCTGAATCGCCTAAAACTTGTGTAGTGTAAACTAGGCCTACGAAACCACAAAGCCACTCCTTGATGAATGATGAAGAGCCGTCGTCAGGGCTCATTTTTAGGACACGAATATGAACcatgtaaggcaaggcaaggcaagtttatttgtatagcacattttacaaTCCCGATATTTATACCAGCTAgaggaaaattaaaaaatgtttgcacCAAACATTCAGACTACCTGAGCGGTTATAGATGATGCATGGCTGTTATCTACACAGTCACAGGAagaagtatgtgaaccctttgaaATTACCtcgatttctgcataaattggtcatttGATCTTCATTTTCAATAGACAAACAAAATCTGCTTATACCACacaaattatatgttttcatgtttttattgaacatacAATGTAAACTCTTGGATTTAATAACTTGTTGACCCTCTTTTGGTAGCAATAACCCCAACCAAGTTGCAGTAGCAGATCAGACTTGAACAACggtcaggaggaattttggcgcatttacaaaactgtttcagttcagcaatgTTCTTGGGATGTCTGGTGGGAATCGCTCTCTTGAGCTCATGCCACAGCCTCTCAGTATGGTTGAGGCCAGGACTCTGACTGGCTCACTCCAGAAGgtatattttcttctgctgaagccattttgttgttgatttactttTGTGCTTTGGTCGTCGTGCTGTTCCGTCACACATCTTCTGTTGAACTTCTATTTGCAAATAAGGTTAATGGACTTTAATTCTAGTgctagcaaaacaaaaaaataaacgaAATAAAACTGCGACATTTCATTCTAAATTCAGTGCCCAATAAAGAAGGGGTAAACTGATAATCCACAAAATTAATGGTATACATTTTCAATTTAAGAAACAGCCCCTATGAAAGCTCCACAATGTGGCCTGTGGAAATGACATTATTGATAATATTGGGGTGGAGGTATAAATCTCTGAGACCAATATGTGAAAACctgaacaaataaacagaacTTGCATTTAAGATGCAGATACTGATATAAAATCAATCATATTACAACAGAATTAGTAAATTTTGTGAGAAAGTTATGAGATGTTACTTATCAGTAAATGTGTTCACCTTTTCAGCATTTGGATATTTTATGTGGATGCATCACATTTGTCCACTGTGTGGTTATTTTGGGGGCATGAATAGCTTCTATTGCAGTTTGTATTGATGGCATATCTATCAAGGTTTGTGTAATTTAATTTCACACTACAATGTTCATTTTCAGGCCCTGATTTCAAAGACAACAGGCTGCGTTCAAGTGCATTTAATGTCTGTTTTGGAAGTTCATTCCCCATTGCTCAGATAATATTTCCCAAATAATCTACATGGTAATTTTTGGGCAAAAGATGTACGGTATCTGTGAGGTTGCCATGCATAAGTGCTGCAGCCTGTTCTCTGGGACACTATTGGACTATACATACAATAGTCTTACTCTGATGAAGGCCTGTTCAAATAAGACTTGTCACAGACTGAATTATAAATCAAGGTTATTGTAATTTTTGCAATATATTAGTTAAGAAATGCATATTGGGATAACAAATTAATATTGTTGAagtttattaatatttcacCTGATCCTCTATGCTTGACACACTCATTTATAGTAAAACACTAAATTCTTTGTTAGCAATGGCTATTTCGGATTTCTGTGTTTGAGATCATAAAAAGGTACAAAAAAGAACTTTTATGTGAGAAAAGACAATGATAATAacaattttattgttattattaaagtaCACACAAGTAATAAGGATTATGATATACATTTTGTGATTGCATAAATGGACGTCactacaaaaaacacacactagatGATAATGTACTAGTCTAGAGACGTTTACCACACCAAAACTGTATAATTCTATTTCTTATTTGTGTGAGTTTGAAACCATATATGAGGGGATTGATAattggagggaaaaaaataaattctattGCCATGAAATTCTGGGCACTTTGTGGTAACGTTTCTGAGCCCAACCGCATGTACAACAAATCAAAAAGAATACACACAGTTAAAGTCACTAAACAGAAAAAATGTGGAAGACATGTTTGCATAAACTTTGTCCTGTTCTCTTTGGATGTTAGGCATGTTGAGATCAGATATACATAAgaccaaataataaaaataaaatggccaaaataaaaaatataattaaaaggTGGAATAATATTGTTTGTTATGGAGACAGTACAAGCTAGTTTCCCAATGAAATAATTAACACAGTAGATCTTTGGGATGTGTGAGCCACATAACCTTGATGTAGATGTTGTTACTGTGCTCATGAACATCAAGTAAAGGGGTAGAAACcaagcaaaaaacacaaatacacaaactcTTTGTTTAGACATCATAGAGTGGTAAACCAGAGGTCGACATATAGCCACATATCTGTCATAGGCCATAAGAGCTAGAAGAGAGAAATCAGCACAAGCTGAAGAGTGCAACACAAAACCCTGCAGAAGGCATCCAGCATAAGAGATGACATGAGTGGTAGATAGAAGATCATTGAGGAATTTGGGGTAAAAGCCTGATGTCCCATAAAGTCCATTGATGCACAGATTACAGAGGAAGATGTACATGGGTTCATGAAGGNNNNNNNNNNNNNNNNNNNNNNNNNNNNNNNNNNNNNNNNNNNNNNNNNNNNNNNNNNNNNNNNNNNNNNNNNNNNNNNNNNNNNNNNNNNNNNNNNNNNTGATGTCCCATAAAGTCCATTGATGCACAGATTACAGAGGAAGATGTACATGGGTTCATGAAGGTTTTTGTTCACAATGATTGTCACAATAATGGTCACATTTAACAGCCAaatcacactgtaacacaataaAGTGAGAGCAAAGAGAGCAACTCTGTAGTTTGCTGTGCCATTTAATCCTGACAGAGTAAACATAGTTATTACGGTTTCATTATCAATCATATTCATAATTAAACATCTTTGTATATCATTCTAAATCTGAAATAACTATTTTAATACGCTCAGTAACAGAGATCACATGAGAGGGAGACATAAGATTCCTCCTTTAAAATCCATTAATACACAGATTACACAGGAAGATACATAGGCTCATGAAGTTTGTGGTGTACTATGTTGGTTATGATGGAACAAAAtgtactatccaaatcattaagtaaaacaaaatgtactatccaaatcattaaGTAAAACAAAGTGAAAGCAAAAAGAATACATCGTCGTTGCACTGTGTAATTTAATgctaaaagtataaaaaaaagtaagtgCAGAAACATTAAACTTTGTCAGCTGCAACAATATTGTTCCTTTAAATCTACTTTTATATCCAACGTTTCTCACCTCAGTATGTGCAAATCATAAAGTGTCACAATAGAGAAACATCTTTTACATTTGTTCCTGAGTTGTAGGTGGTGCAGCGGTCATCCTGTGCTGAGTGTCTCTGACTCTGCCAGCACTGGTTCCTCTGCTTAAATCATCTATCTCTGATGACTCAACACAAGCTGGGAATTCAAGCAGTAGAGTAGAGCAGTAGgtaactagggctgaacaattaatcgtcttgaaattgaaattgcgatttgaaagaacgcgattaggatggattggcgacctgtccagggtgtaccccgcctttcgcccaatgtcagctgggattggctccagcccccctgtaccctgtacgcaggataagtggttgacgatggataaatggaagaacgcgattagctaatcgtgaagacggcgattaacATGTAGGTTACGTATACAGCGCATCTGATCCGTTTTAACAAGTCATTCCATTGTCTTCCTTGTGTGACAAGCACCATGCGCCTCCTGTtccggtcctactcaccaatcagagcgggcacagggtgtatacattttacaacatcAAACGAGGCATAATGGCGTCAGCCGAACTGACACAGGCAGTGGCTGTGCTGCGGTTTTGTCCGGCGTCAACTcgcactgaagtgtttcagtaGCAGAGAGTTTAGCCTGTCCCACGTTGTTGACgtgtttttaatttgtcattttgtgtccTTCAACTTTGGATAACAGCTCTCCTTGAGCccggctgtttctcaataccgagtttGCCAAGTTctgacttctgtactttaaagctcggacttggcagGTTCGGCTCAtgagtacaaactcccagggACGGGAGCACGCAGgcagtcattcagcaattgtAAGCAGCGGCCTTCATGACATCTCTGAAAAGTCATAGccatttttttaatcagctctgtcttgagaaatcaaccatacatttggagtttaaacaactatattcccacATAACTATTTTAGCTAGCTCAAGTCATTTTCATGCAATTCAGTTActttagctagttagctgtttTTTGACAGTAGCCTACATTGTCTTAAAAACTAAGCTTAAACTAAGTAGCGTAAAACCgctgtatattttaaaatgttattgctTCATGATAATTGTTAACAAGTGTTAGTTAGCCTGTTCCTGAAAGCAGCTAAGTTGAGATTTAGGGTAAACACACTGCTGTAGGCTCCTTGCAATATAGTCTCACAGACCAAAAAACTATAGTACTAGCCATGTGCTACTGTAGACATTTGTAGTGAACTTTACTTAGAAAACAAGCAACTatccataattaaaataaaacattaaatattgaatACACAGGCTACAGTAATGTAATTAATCCTTAGGTAGGGTGAAACATAGGTCTCTATTACAGCCACTCatacataggtgtcatttacactggggacgctggggacatgtccccaccacttttttaaagtataatttgtaacaaaaaacattctgaaatatagcttgtatctaaataaaaaattaaaatacctttacaaaggtttgtttgcacattaagaaaacatgcaatgcaattaaaatatagcttgTTTACAACTTGTCTGATTATCTGACCTATGGACTGTATATTAATTGCGTGGCCTACTCAGACACTTTTGGCATGAGACACCCACTTTCAGGCTTAGTCTCACACTCTCACGCTGCCAAATCGCACAGCAACTAAAGGCTTGTGAAGACCACACgattttcagcgtcggccgctggacgtgccgttcacactacacaacttgccgtcttgtgacaggagtcttgaagCCGTTGTGgagttcacactacgtgactaattggtgacagggggtcacacactacacaagctgacagcgactctgtcacccgacactggtctccaaaccacgttttgtcaagaaaacacacgtgaaatatGAAATGACACGAACCTACGCaccaaacagctgttgtttgttattataaagataccaattataaagacaaaaaatctgtgtgaaagaatggattagcacatgcatgTGGCAGGGACTGtgtgtgctacagagagagctgaggggagtaaaaagtgttctgcggtgaaaaagtagctgcctgctctaaTTGGCTGGAAATGGATGTCGAGTCGGTCAACTCCGccagatatttggcgtgctagatatctggcagacgttgccgatgtgtcagaaatgtgtcatgCGTCACTGAGTAGTTCACACAACCACTGGCGACCGCCGATAAACCGCTGAATCGCCTAAAACTTGTGTAGTGTAAACTAGGCCTACGAAACCACAAAGCCACTCCTTGATGAATGATGAAGAGCCGTCGTCAGGGCTCATTTTTAGGACACGAATATGAACcatgtaaggcaaggcaaggcaagtttatttgtatagcacattttacaaTCCCGATATTTATACCAGCTAgaggaaaattaaaaaatgtttgcacCAAACATTCAGACTACCTGAGCGGTTATAGATGATGCATGGCTGTTATCTACACAGTCACAGGAagaagtatgtgaaccctttgaaATTACCtcgatttctgcataaattggtcatttGATCTTCATTTTCAATAGACAAACAAAATCTGCTTATACCACacaaattatatgttttcatgtttttattgaacatacAATGTAAACTCTTGGATTTAATAACTTGTTGACCCTCTTTTGGTAGCAATAACCCCAACCAAGTTGCAGTAGCAGATCAGACTTGAACAACggtcaggaggaattttggcgcatttacaaaactgtttcagttcagcaatgTTCTTGGGATGTCTGGTGGGAATCGCTCTCTTGAGCTCATGCCACAGCCTCTCAGTATGGTTGAGGCCAGGACTCTGACTGGCTCACTCCAGAAGgtatattttcttctgctgaagccattttgttgttgatttactttTGTGCTTTGGTCGTCGTGCTGTTCCGTCACACATCTTCTGTTGAACTTCTATTTGCAAATAAGGTTAATGGACTTTAATTCTAGTgctagcaaaacaaaaaaataaacgaAATAAAACTGCGACATTTCATTCTAAATTCAGTGCCCAATAAAGAAGGGGTAAACTGATAATCCACAAAATTAATGGTATACATTTTCAATTTAAGAAACAGCCCCTATGAAAGCTCCACAATGTGGCCTGTGGAAATGACATTATTGATAATATTGGGGTGGAGGTATAAATCTCTGAGACCAATATGTGAAAACctgaacaaataaacagaacTTGCATTTAAGATGCAGATACTGATATAAAATCAATCATATTACAACAGAATTAGTAAATTTTGTGAGAAAGTTATGAGATGTTACTTATCAGTAAATGTGTTCACCTTTTCAGCATTTGGATATTTTATGTGGATGCATCACATTTGTCCACTGTGTGGTTATTTTGGGGGCATGAATAGCTTCTATTGCAGTTTGTATTGATGGCATATCTATCAAGGTTTGTGTAATTTAATTTCACACTACAATGTTCATTTTCAGGCCCTGATTTCAAAGACAACAGGCTGCGTTCAAGTGCATTTAATGTCTGTTTTGGAAGTTCATTCCCCATTGCTCAGATAATATTTCCCAAATAATCTACATGGTAATTTTTGGGCAAAAGATGTACGGTATCTGTGAGGTTGCCATGCATAAGTGCTGCAGCCTGTTCTCTGGGACACTATTGGACTATACATACAATAGTCTTACTCTGATGAAGGCCTGTTCAAATAAGACTTGTCACAGACTGAATTATAAATCAAGGTTATTGTAATTTTTGCAATATATTAGTTAAGAAATGCATATTGGGATAACAAATTAATATTGTTGAagtttattaatatttcacCTGATCCTCTATGCTTGACACACTCATTTATAGTAAAACACTAAATTCTTTGTTAGCAATGGCTATTTCGGATTTCTGTGTTTGAGATCATAAAAAGGTACAAAAAAGAACTTTTATGTGAGAAAAGACAATGATAATAacaattttattgttattattaaagtaCACACAAGTAATAAGGATTATGATATACATTTTGTGATTGCATAAATGGACGTCactacaaaaaacacacactagatGATAATGTACTAGTCTAGAGACGTTTACCACACCAAAACTGTATAATTCTATTTCTTATTTGTGTGAGTTTGAAACCATATATGAGGGGATTGATAattggagggaaaaaaataaattctattGCCATGAAATTCTGGGCACTTTGTGGTAACGTTTCTGAGCCCAACCGCATGTACAACAAATCAAAAAGAATACACACAGTTAAAGTCACTAAACAGAAAAAATGTGGAAGACATGTTTGCATAAACTTTGTCCTGTTCTCTTTGGATGTTAGGCATGTTGAGATCAGATATACATAAgaccaaataataaaaataaaatggccaaaataaaaaatataattaaaaggTGGAATAATATTGTTTGTTATGGAGACAGTACAAGCTAGTTTCCCAATGAAATAATTAACACAGTAGATCTTTGGGATGTGTGAGCCACATAACCTTGATGTAGATGTTGTTACTGTGCTCATGAACATCAAGTAAAGGGGTAGAAACcaagcaaaaaacacaaatacacaaactcTTTGTTTAGACATCATAGAGTGGTAAACCAGAGGTCGACATATAGCCACATATCTGTCATAGGCCATAAGAGCTAGAAGAGAGAAATCAGCACAAGCTGAAGAGTGCAACACAAAACCCTGCAGAAGGCATCCAGCATAAGAGATGACATGAGTGGTAGATAGAAGATCATTGAGGAATTTGGGGTAAAAGCCTGATGTCCCATAAAGTCCATTGATGCACAGATTACAGAGGAAGATGTACATGGGTTCATGAAGGCTTTTGTTCACAATGATTGTCACAATAATGGTCAAATTTAACAGCCAAATCACACTGTAAGACAATAAAGTGAGAGCAAAGAGAGCAACTCTGGTACTTTGCTGTACCATTTAACCCTGACAGAGTAAACATAGTTATTACTGTTTCATTATCAATCATATTCATAATTAAACATCTTTGTATATCATTCTAAATCTGAAATaactattttaatattttactgagAGGAAATTGCATTTGCATACCCTTTTTTGCTGAAGGAAGAAATCCAGTTATGTGTCTATTGATCCCTAAAAACTTTCAATTTGACATCAGTAACAGAGATCACATGAGAGGGACACATAATATTCATCCTTGAAAATCCATTAATACACAGATCACAGAGGAAGATACATAGGCTCATGACGTTTCTGGTCCATTAAGATGGTTAAGATGGGAACAAATTAAATTCAGGAAGTAACACAGTAAACTGAGAGCAAAAAGAATACATCGTCATTGCATTGTGTAATTTAATCctgaaagtataaaaaaagtTAAGGCAGAAACATTATCCTTTAAACTTTGTCAGTTGTCACAATATCTTTCATTTAAATCTAGTTTTATATCCAACGTTTCTCACCTCAGTATGTGCAAATCATAAAGTGTCACAATACAGAAACATCTTTTACATTTGTTCCTGAGTTGTAGGTGGGCCAGCGGTCATCCTGTGCTGAGTGTCTCTGACTCTGCCAGCACTGGTTCCTCTGCTTAAATCATCTATCTCTGATGACTCAACACAAGCTGAGAATTCAAGCAGTAAAGGTTGGAGAGAGGTAACTAAAGAGGTTTATGTGACTTGATTTTGTGTTGATCTCAAACCATTTCAACATAAAGTCAAACGCAGTGGGGGTTCTATCAGTGTGagatgtgaaaaatgtttaaagtgACTTTGGCCGCAGGAAAAGGTATTATTTTGAATAACTTTTTATGCATT is part of the Micropterus dolomieu isolate WLL.071019.BEF.003 ecotype Adirondacks linkage group LG07, ASM2129224v1, whole genome shotgun sequence genome and harbors:
- the LOC123973933 gene encoding olfactory receptor 4P4-like produces the protein MIDNETVITMFTLSGLNGTANYRVALFALTLLCYSVIWLLNVTIIVTIIVNKNLHEPMYIFLCNLCINGLYGTSGFYPKFLNDLLSTTHVISYAGCLLQGFVLHSSACADFSLLALMAYDRYVAICRPLVYHSMMSKQRVCVFVFFAWFLPLYLMFMSTVTTSTSRLCGSHIPKIYCVNYFIGKLACTVSITNNIIPPFNYIFYFGHFIFIIWSYVYLISTCLTSKENRTKFMQTCLPHFFCLVTLTVCILFDLLYMRLGSETLPQSAQNFMAIEFIFFPPIINPLIYGFKLTQIRNRIIQFWCGKRL
- the LOC123974053 gene encoding olfactory receptor 142-like, which gives rise to MENATIMFHFNLTMYVNIGSYRYPAFVLCFLLFAFIVCANLVIILALLALSTLHEPMYIFLCNLCINGLYGTSGFYPKFLNDLLSTTHVISYAGCLLQGFVLHSSACADFSLLALMAYDRYVAICRPLVYHSMMSKQRVCVFVFFAWFLPLYLMFMSTVTTSTSRLCGSHIPKIYCVNYFIGKLACTVSITNNIIPPFNYIFYFGHFIFIIWSYVYLISTCLTSKENRTKFMQTCLPHFFCLVTLTVCILFDLLYMRLGSETLPQSAQNFMAIEFIFFPPIINPLIYGFKLTQIRNRIIQFWCGKRL